The proteins below come from a single Jaculus jaculus isolate mJacJac1 chromosome X, mJacJac1.mat.Y.cur, whole genome shotgun sequence genomic window:
- the Nap1l2 gene encoding nucleosome assembly protein 1-like 2: protein MAESAEHKNLSESSQEEVDNKVMVQEIGELEDRGEDVSTDPGEDRERGEEAAAGIQEEGGKGEEAVAESGQEEGEGGDTDKDSEPDRPKGLIGYLLDTDFVESLPVKVKYRVLALKKLQTRVANLESKFLREFHDIERKFAEMYQPLLEKRRQIINAVYEPTEEECEYKPEPEDCNDEEMCDEEEMHVNEEGMTPEYMNEDDGYDEGYYDYEIEEEEEEEEEDDNTEASGEENKEEDPKGIPDFWLTVLKNVEALTPLIKKYDEPILKLLTDIKVKLSEPGEPLSFTLEFHFKPNEYFKNELLTKTYVLKSRLGYCDPHPYRGTAIEYCKGCDIDWNEGKNVTLKTVKKKQKHRVWGTIRTVTEDYPKDSFFNYFSPHGISLNGGDRNEDFLLGHNLRTYIIPRSVLFFSGDAVESQQEGVVREVNDAIYDKIIYDNWMAAIEEVKACCKNLETLVEDIDR, encoded by the coding sequence atggccGAGTCAGCCGAACACAAGAATCTGTCAGAATCTAGTCAAGAAGAGGTTGATAATAAGGTGATGGTGCAGGAGATCGGGGAACTTGAGGACCGCGGTGAAGATGTCTCCACTGATCCTGGAGAGGATAGGGAACGCGGGGAGGAAGCCGCCGCTGGGATCCAGGAAGAAGGGGGCAAAGGCGAAGAAGCTGTTGCAGAGTCTGGGCAAGAAGAGGGGGAAGGTGGAGATACTGATAAGGACTCAGAGCCAGATCGTCCAAAAGGACTTATAGGTTACCTTCTAGACACAGACTTTGTTGAAAGTCTCCCTGTGAAAGTGAAGTACCGCGTTTTAGCCCTTAAAAAGCTTCAAACTAGAGTGGCCAATTTAGAATCGAAATTCCTGAGGGAATTTCATGATATTGAAAGAAAGTTTGCTGAAATGTATCAACCTTTACTGGAGAAAAGACGGCAGATCATCAATGCAGTCTATGAACCTACAGAAGAGGAATGTGAATATAAACCAGAGCCTGAGGACTGTAATGATGAGGAAATGTGTGATGAGGAAGAGATGCATGTTAATGAGGAAGGCATGACACCTGAGTACATGAATGAAGATGATGGTTATGATGAGGGCTATTATGATTACGAgattgaggaggaagaggaggaggaggaggaagatgacaaCACTGAAGCCAGTGGAGAAGAGAATAAAGAAGAGGATCCTAAAGGAATTCCAGACTTTTGGCtgactgttttaaaaaatgttgaagcACTCACGCCTTTGATTAAGAAATATGACGAGCCTATTCTGAAGCTCCTGACAGACATCAAAGTGAAGCTTTCAGAGCCAGGAGAGCCCCTGAGTTTCACATTGGAATTTCACTTTAAGCCCAATGAGTATTTCAAAAATGAGCTCCTGACAAAAACCTATGTGCTGAAGTCAAGGCTGGGATACTGTGATCCCCACCCCTATAGGGGAACTGCTATCGAGTATTGCAAAGGCTGTGACATAGATTGGAATGAAGGCAAGAATGTCACTCTGAAAACTGTCAAGAAGAAGCAGAAACATCGCGTGTGGGGAACAATCAGAACTGTGACTGAAGATTATCCCAAGGATTCATTCTTTAATTACTTCTCTCCTCATGGGATAAGCTTAAATGGGGGGGATAGAAATGAGGATTTTTTACTTGGTCACAATTTACGTACTTACATAATTCCAAGATCTGTATTATTTTTCTCTGGTGATGCAGTTGAATCTCAGCAGGAGGGGGTAGTTAGGGAAGTTAATGATGCAATTTATGATAAAATTATTTATGATAATTGGATGGCTGCAATTGAGGAGGTTAAAGCCTGTTGCAAAAATCTTGAGACATTAGTGGAAGATATTGATCGTTAA